The genomic stretch AGATATATTGTTTTTTGTTGAGGAATTAGGGAGCACATTTTACTAGTCTGCTTTACAGAGGTCATCGCCTTTTTTAAAGTCAGGATATTTCTGGTAGAATTCACATTCTAGAGGACATGTGCTTAAGAATTTTAGTTGTTTATGTAATTACAAATGCTCATACTTTTTGTGATATACAAAACAGCTTCAGGCTGTATATGTGAATGCAACTGCTAAAAGTTTGCTTTGACATTCCACTATCAGCTGTTATGAGTTTTTTGGAGCTGATTTCTTTTTTGGTTATTAGGAATATACATCTAGAGCCATTTGTATTGATTTCTAAGACAGCATTGGATTCTGATCTGTTAATTCGTTACTCTTGTTCATAGTGCCTTTTTGAGGTCCAGTAGAAACTTTGGCATGGATGAAGAAATCTTTTATAAACCTGAATAGATGTCAACTGCAATGGTGTATGAATTCTACGATTTAAAGATAAATATATTCTCTTaaaatttattatcataaatatgatgaaggataaatcttttgatggatTAAAAATATTTGTTGAGACATCCGATTGGTTAATGTATTATTGTAGGAGTGTTAGGTctcatatttgaaatttattttaattttactaaaaaataaaattttaggatGGCATGTGgctttttagttatttatttatttatttatttttgggtgCACTTGTCGTTGAGTTATACTCGTTTTATAAAGTAATGAATTAACTTTTTTATTTTGGAAAAATTTGTGTTAAAAAAACTAATGCTGGATAAAAGGTTAGTGCTTATTGGGGTGTTTTGGGCTGATATAGTAAGCTGAGATATCAAAAAATAACAATTGTTAATGTCACAGCGGTGatgttattaatttattaatgGATATCCAATGTATATATTTAGTGAATCACAAACTTTTCCTTTGGACCACGAAATAGGGCACGGTGTATGTGGTGCAAATGTTGCCACCTCAACCGTGTTTGGTCGTAATAGGAATTTGGATTCGATCAAATTGGGCTCCATGCGTAGGCACCAATAAAAGAAAAGGTAGGTAATCGGGCTAAGTTGTAGGCGGATAGAAAACGTATTGCTTCCATACAAATAGTGCATAGGGGTCTTCTCGTGAATTGGTATCGTACGTTGACATGGGTATTTTAGTCAATTGACACGCTTCCAGGCCTCTCCCACTCCCTTATATATCGGTACTCGATCGATCTGGCGGTTCCTGCTGCCTCCTCAAAACTAGGGTTTCGACGGAACCCTAtctctgtttcgccctctctttcTCGATCTCGGGGTCGAATCCCCTTCTTCGAGGAGGCGATCGGAATCTTGCTCGATCTTTCTCCAAGTTTTGATTGGCGGAGCCGGTGCTGGAGATGTCGACagaaaggaagaggaaggtgAGCCTCTTCGACGTGGTGGACGACACTTCCGTGTCCGTGAAGCTGGGCAAGGCGAACGGATCCTTATCCGCTAAGACGGCGGCGCTTCCGCCGGGGGTAAACCGCTGGAGCGGTCGGCCCTACTCGCAGAGGTACCACGAGATCCTGGAGAAGAGGAAGACCCTCCCGGTATGGCAGCAGAAAGAAGAGTTCTTGCACGTATTGAAGGCCAACCAGACTCTGATCTTGGTCGGAGAGACCGGCAGTGGTAAAACAACTCAGGTTTGTTATTCGGACCCCTTGGGTAGACATACTCCTTCGGCGTTTTTAATTAGAGGTCATGTTCGTGCTAATAACGTGATTTTAAGTGCTGTAAATTCCGTTGTTAGTTCTTGGTTCCTGTGAAAAGCTCTtctatctttttttccttttccgaAGGCTGAAGTTTATAAGTAACCACAAGATCACTGATGCTTTATATGTGGAACATTGAGAAATATAGTAAATAACTTGTGAAAATTTCCTTAAGCATAGATAAGGTTGATGAGAAGTATTGGTATTACAAGGAAAGATTGGACAAGAAATGATTGCATTTGTGGTTTACGTCTTAAGTGCATCCAAGAAATGGATAGTCAGTTCAAGTTGTGGAGTGTAGAGATAACTTGGATGAAATATTGGAAATGTATATCAAACTCATCTGACTGTTTGATGATGGTCCTTTAATGAGTGTTAAGCATTGGAATTATGTGATACATTATTGTCTGAAAGAAATGTAATTCGTTGTTGTTGGCATTCATTTTTCCCCTTTACTAGCATACTAGTCTCTATAAACTTTGTGCATTGGAAATGACCAAATACAGAGCACTTCTTTGAGATAATGTTATTTGTATGTAAAGAGATATTTCTTTGTGATTACGTGTcagaaaaataaacttgattgCTTACTCGGTCATCTTAGTTCTTACTGCTGTCTTGGTGAATGCATATAATTACTCTGCCACTAGTTTTGAAACAATTCATCGGAAAAACCATGTGAATATCCTATTTAAAGGAGTGATCAATAATGTTTTATTGATTAAGAGCAAATGTGTGAACAAAAGAAGGATGATAAAAGCATAATAAAATGTACAAGTTACCTTCTTCCTGTCTGCATTCATTAGGTATTGGTGTCTCTCTTAGTAGACTGGATATACCAAATATGTATGGAACTAAAATTTCAATCTTGAAAATGTCCTAGAAGTTTTAGATACCAAATAATGGGTATGAATACTGATGTATAACAAATAAACATATCATCTACCATATCCAACTCCATTCTGCTTTTCGGATTATTCGGACATCTGTGCCACTTGCTCCCTTTTCATGTGTCTGTAATCAAGCTTTTTCAATTCATAGCCTGCTGATCATTATATGTTTTCTTGTTTTATTTAGTGTTGCTTATAATTATTGTGGTTATTCTCTTGTTCAGGTTTCTAGTACTTCAATTTCAAATAAAGATTCACCTAGTAATTACATTCGCATTGGAATGCTTTTGCTACTTCTGTTGTTTCCTTGTTGATGCTTTTTCACTGATTTCAAtctcttttattctttttaatatttcaattcagATTGCATGAATATTTCTTTTCAATTTTGTTATAGCTTTCAAGAACACATTAACTAAAATAGTGATTGTCATTGAACAGATTCCCCAGTTTGTCTTGGAATGTGAGGACTTGGGCAAACGCCCAATGGTTGCTTGCACTCAGCCTCGAAGAGTCGCTGCAATGTCTGTTTCTCGTCGAGTTGCTGAGGAGATGGATGTAACAATAGGAGAAGAAGTTGGTTATAGCATCCGATTTGAAGATTGCAGCAGTCACAGGACTATTTTGAAGTAAGTCCATCTTGAATGCTTCTGGGTCTCAGTCACAATGATGATACTTTTCTACAAACTTGGTCAGACTTGTAACTTTCGTTAACTTATCACTTAATAATGTAGAAATCAACACATTAAATGATTAAGGTCTTGTGCCAGGCCAAGGTTGTCATGGACTATCATGGTAGATTGTTGTGCAAGTGGCATCTGTTGCTGTGTTTACATTGTTGCAGGAAGTTTTACAGTTATATATATAACACCATCTGATTTGTCATTTGGAACACAACAGCCTGAGTGTGACTTGTTAGAGTTTAACACATCTACGTCATGCCTTTAATTCTCCTGGACCCATGCATTGGTACTTTAACTCATGGactctttttttctttgtcaCTTTGATGCCAGGTACTTAACTGATGGTATGCTTTTAAGAGAAGCAATGGCTGATCCACTTTTGGAGAGATATAAGGTGATAATTCTTGATGAGGCTCATGAACGAACATTAGCAACTGATGTCTTGTTTGGGCTGCTGAAAGAAGTACTGAGAAATAGACCTGATTTGAAGCTAGTGGTAATGAGTGCAACGCTCGAGGCTGAGAAGTTCCAGGGTTACTTTAGTGGGGCCCCTTTAATGAAAGTACCTGGTAGATTGCATCCAGTGGAAATTTTCTACACACAAGAGCCTGAAAGAGATTACCTGGAAGCTGCCATTCGAACTGTTGTACAGATACACATGTGTGAACCTTCAGGTGACATACTTGTTTTTCTCACTGGAGAGGAAGAAATAGAAGATGCATGTAGGAAAATAACAAAGGAGATCAATAATTTGGGTGACCAAGTTGGCCCTGTGAAAGTGGTGCCTTTGTATTCAACTTTGCCCCCAGCCATGCAGCAGAAGATATTTGAACCTGCACCAGCGCCACTGGAGGAAGGTGGCCCGGCGGGACGAAAAATTGTGGTGTCGACAAACATTGCAGAAACATCATTGACCATCGATGGCATTGTTTATGTTATTGACCCTGGTTTCTCAAAACAAAAGGTGTACAACCCACGAATACGGGTGGAATCTTTGCTCGTCTCTCCAATATCAAAGGCAAGTGCGCATCAAAGAGCAGGACGTGCTGGTAGAACCCAACCAGGAAAATGTTTTAGACTTTACACAGAGAGAAGTTTTAAAAATGACCTGCAAGAGCAAACATATCCAGAAATTCTCCGGTCTAATTTGGCAAATACTGTTCTTACCTTGAAGAAACTTGGGATTGATGATCTGGTTCATTTTGACTTTATGGATCCTCCTGCTCCTGAAACATTGATGCGGGCACTTGAGGTCTTGAATTACCTAGGTGCTCTTGATGATGATGGCAACTTGACTAAGTTAGGTGAACTTATGAGCGAGTTTCCCCTGGATCCTCAGATGGCGAAGATGTTGGTTGTGAGTCCAGAGTTCAATTGTTCCAATGAGATCGTGTCAATATCTGCAATGCTCTCAGGTAGGCTAAAAATTGCaattttgttataatttttttctattattgGTTATTTAATAGTGAAGGTTTGCGTATATTCTTGTCATGTATGGTTATAATTCTTGCACTTGCACTCTTAGCATCAAAGACTTAATGCTAAGCATTTTGATCTGTATTATGGTAATTATGTTGAATGGTTAAAGTTATTTGTGTTTATGGCATTGTCTGTCCGTGCATATTTCCTGGACTTTATTGAATTGCAAGCACCAATGCTCACAAGATGTTATCAACATTGCTTGTGTTTGGGGACATTATAATTGCATGCTCTCGCTCAATTGTTTGTCCATGGTTGAAGTATTGGCATTTAAGAGATGTAGGATTTTGTGATTATCTTGTATTGTTTGCTATTGGGTGTGACTGGTTTCTATGTAGATCAGGCATTAGGATTTAATGATCAATCTCTCATGGTCTTATTAACCAGTCTTTCGGACTTACTGTAGATAGTTTCAATTTCTCAAATAGTTTCTTATGAAGCAGTTTCGTGTCGACTCCATGCTTATGCTGACCTTCCGTGGACTTCATCTGTGATAACCAATTCTATTTCTAGTACCCAATTGCTTTCTCCGGCCTAGGGAGGCTCAGAAAGCTGCAGATGAAGCTAAAGCTCGGTTTGGCCACATCGATGGGGATCACCTAACACTGTTGAATGTATATCATGCATATAAACAAAATAGTAAGTGAATAATATTCCACTTTGCTATTGTCATTTTCAATGCCCATTATTCTAGTCCTTTTATTTGACTTTTACGTTGTTGTCACAGGTGAAGATTCTTCATGGtgttatgaaaattttattaACCAAAGGACTTTAAAGGCTGCTGACAATGTGAGACAACAGCTCGTGCGGATCATGGCTAGATTCAACCTGAAACTATGCAGTACAGACTTCAACAGCCGTGATTATTACATTAACATCAGGAAGGCGATGCTTGCAGGGTACTTCATGCAGGTAGCTCATCTTGAGAGAACCGGACACTATTTGACGGTGAAGGACAATCAGGTATTTATGCTGCCTTTTTTAAGTAATTCTTGAATGCTCATTATGAATATCTTCATGTGCCCCATGCTGTAATTGTTAGGTTGTTCACCTCCATCCATCAACCTGCCTGGATCATAAGCCGGAATGGGTCATCTACAATGAGTATGTCTTGACCAGTAGGAACTTTATTCGCACAGTGACAGACATTCGAGGAGAGTGGTAAGTCTATATGCACTTCTTTAGCTAGTCATGTGTTCTCGTAGTCAATGTCTACCTAGTTACGAAATTTGTCATGAACTTTTACTTCAGGACAGGGTTATTGCCTAGTTATGAAATGTCATGAATTTatagttttttcttttaattagtgTGCATTTGCCAAAAAACTTTGCCATAAAAAGTCCAGTTTGAGTACTATAATTTGATGGCAAGCCAGTTTAGTTGTGTtaccattattttattttatggaaGTGGACTTGCTTTTTTGCAGTGAAAGTTCATTTTCATCTCTCATTCATTGGGATATTACCCATTCGAATATTTTTAGGTATTTTGATTGGATTTTTATGCTTGCAGGTTGATTGATATAGCTCCACACTATTATGATCTGAGCAACTTCCCCTCCTGTGAGGCAAAACGAGTGCTGGAAAGGCTGTATAATAAACGTGACAAAGAGAAGGGGGAGAGCAAGACTAGAAATAAGCCTTTGTAGctatgtactcaccaccatttggTATGCCATCACGGACTAGCTCGAGAACAGTTGAGACTTCGATCTGACAAGCGGGATGGCTTGCACATTTAGAAAGAGTGCATTTCTTTTGGGAAGGACAGACACTATAAAGCTCGTTCTCACTGTGTTTGATCAGATAAGAAGGCAACTATTTTGCTCCCAAATAGTTGAGGATGCTTTTATACTTATCCTAGGACTCCACATCTGCGAGTGCTATCAGATTGTTTAAGTGTCGTACCTATTTGGGGTTTAGGAAATGGAAAACATGTCTCCCTTGTTTGGTTCC from Musa acuminata AAA Group cultivar baxijiao chromosome BXJ1-3, Cavendish_Baxijiao_AAA, whole genome shotgun sequence encodes the following:
- the LOC135585577 gene encoding probable pre-mRNA-splicing factor ATP-dependent RNA helicase DEAH2 isoform X1 yields the protein MSTERKRKVSLFDVVDDTSVSVKLGKANGSLSAKTAALPPGVNRWSGRPYSQRYHEILEKRKTLPVWQQKEEFLHVLKANQTLILVGETGSGKTTQIPQFVLECEDLGKRPMVACTQPRRVAAMSVSRRVAEEMDVTIGEEVGYSIRFEDCSSHRTILKYLTDGMLLREAMADPLLERYKVIILDEAHERTLATDVLFGLLKEVLRNRPDLKLVVMSATLEAEKFQGYFSGAPLMKVPGRLHPVEIFYTQEPERDYLEAAIRTVVQIHMCEPSGDILVFLTGEEEIEDACRKITKEINNLGDQVGPVKVVPLYSTLPPAMQQKIFEPAPAPLEEGGPAGRKIVVSTNIAETSLTIDGIVYVIDPGFSKQKVYNPRIRVESLLVSPISKASAHQRAGRAGRTQPGKCFRLYTERSFKNDLQEQTYPEILRSNLANTVLTLKKLGIDDLVHFDFMDPPAPETLMRALEVLNYLGALDDDGNLTKLGELMSEFPLDPQMAKMLVVSPEFNCSNEIVSISAMLSVPNCFLRPREAQKAADEAKARFGHIDGDHLTLLNVYHAYKQNSEDSSWCYENFINQRTLKAADNVRQQLVRIMARFNLKLCSTDFNSRDYYINIRKAMLAGYFMQVAHLERTGHYLTVKDNQVVHLHPSTCLDHKPEWVIYNEYVLTSRNFIRTVTDIRGEWLIDIAPHYYDLSNFPSCEAKRVLERLYNKRDKEKGESKTRNKPL
- the LOC135585577 gene encoding probable pre-mRNA-splicing factor ATP-dependent RNA helicase DEAH2 isoform X2, translating into MSTERKRKVSLFDVVDDTSVSVKLGKANGSLSAKTAALPPGVNRWSGRPYSQRYHEILEKRKTLPVWQQKEEFLHVLKANQTLILVGETGSGKTTQIPQFVLECEDLGKRPMVACTQPRRVAAMSVSRRVAEEMDVTIGEEVGYSIRFEDCSSHRTILKYLTDGMLLREAMADPLLERYKVIILDEAHERTLATDVLFGLLKEVLRNRPDLKLVVMSATLEAEKFQGYFSGAPLMKVPGRLHPVEIFYTQEPERDYLEAAIRTVVQIHMCEPSGDILVFLTGEEEIEDACRKITKEINNLGDQVGPVKVVPLYSTLPPAMQQKIFEPAPAPLEEGGPAGRKIVVSTNIAETSLTIDGIVYVIDPGFSKQKVYNPRIRVESLLVSPISKASAHQRAGRAGRTQPGKCFRLYTERSFKNDLQEQTYPEILRSNLANTVLTLKKLGIDDLVHFDFMDPPAPETLMRALEVLNYLGALDDDGNLTKLGELMSEFPLDPQMAKMLVVSPEFNCSNEIVSISAMLSGEDSSWCYENFINQRTLKAADNVRQQLVRIMARFNLKLCSTDFNSRDYYINIRKAMLAGYFMQVAHLERTGHYLTVKDNQVVHLHPSTCLDHKPEWVIYNEYVLTSRNFIRTVTDIRGEWLIDIAPHYYDLSNFPSCEAKRVLERLYNKRDKEKGESKTRNKPL